TCTCACGATCGAGCGAGAAGGGCTCGTCCGGCGGATTCATCGACGCCCGTTCAATCACTTCGGTGAACACATGGTTTCCAAAAAGTAGGAGTTTCGCCATCCGAATTTACGCCCATCGCCCTTCGAATTAAGAAGTCCATATATAGGTACTGTTTACTCAAAAATCATGTTTAGATAATTCTTTTGGCCTCGGCTAACAGAGGTGGACCTGATACAGATGCAACCGAGTTTCTCGGCCGAGGGGCAACCAGACGAAATCTCATTCACTATTCTGACTGCTCTCTCGGAGGTCACGCAGGTGGACATCGCCAATCTCCAGCCACCACTGTACGATGCGATCGACACTGACGCCCTCGAACAGTTACTCATGAGCGCCGACGAACGATTGTGCGTGACGTTCCCGTACGAGCAGTGGGTGGTGAAAGCCAACAGCGACGGCGCG
The Halorarum halophilum genome window above contains:
- a CDS encoding HalOD1 output domain-containing protein, whose amino-acid sequence is MDLIQMQPSFSAEGQPDEISFTILTALSEVTQVDIANLQPPLYDAIDTDALEQLLMSADERLCVTFPYEQWVVKANSDGAVEVTPSSERR